Proteins encoded together in one Etheostoma cragini isolate CJK2018 chromosome 11, CSU_Ecrag_1.0, whole genome shotgun sequence window:
- the cep97 gene encoding centrosomal protein of 97 kDa: MGVSDLQFDTNAGPVVDLSDRGMQKLDPSFTCSEDTHTLILDRNHIMKLDHLERSPGLRQLSVASNRLVRMMGVSRLTELTVLNLPNNSIGYIEGLRDLTHLRWLNLSGNNIKVIEQLNNCVSLQHLDLSDNNISAIGDLTKLVSLKTLLLHGNSITTLRTLPAHLPANLSILSLAENEIRDLNEASYLAPLHELEQLSIMSNPCVMATTSLPGFDYRPYVMSWCLSLKVLDGYVVSQKEGLKAEWLYSQGKGRTYRPGQHVQLVQYLATVCPLTSSPALETAEDAKLEKILSKQRFHQRQLLEETRGGCPIPPRPTQLDVERHSPSHSVPQGGAREVKQPAAAPSVLEAEPVVQFNTWVSGDSSHSSLPVVRSPRLREEHIYLEDVQTDEEKLNGSMLSSESTFLPFASDLEPQTTHSDSEDETETFEPDSLAPKRPAQPKHHKTSKTHHLTAVEKEERVLEEEVISGAATTAGSLDVRVSTPQNQLETSSDLGEADIKEAPKQEEVPMCASKSSLMEADRAAVKIQSWWRGQHTRCCHPMAKEVRSEIRLRRMQEHIVSLSGKLDMVQQQYEEERLQRLVQEEAVKFLWTQLQSIQMWKQSVEQHLGSISKAVTPAQISASGLCEAAPPVSSSMTCPPCTDVSFPDSGFQSTSDQQAVQEDSFLSSGTADSLKTVQTLSPVRSGFAVASDGVDSADCSLLEQYLTSVQQREEEAEEVISDKTEMPMPSSPASPSETPQSNSPPQKAADNQSEGLRTEESTPGLV; the protein is encoded by the exons ATGGGTGTATCAGACTTACAGTTCGATACAAATGCCG GACCTGTGGTGGATCTTTCAGACCGGGGTATGCAAAAGCTGGATCCGAGTTTCACCTGCTCCGAAGACACTCACACTCTCATCCTGGACCGGAACCACATAATGAAACTGGACCATCTGGAAAGGAGTCCAGGCCTTCGGCAG CTATCTGTAGCCAGTAATCGTCTGGTGAGAATGATGGGCGTGTCTCGGCTAACAGAGTTGACAGTCCTGAATCTTCCCAATAACAGTATTGGATACATCGAGGGGCTTAGGGATCTGACGCACCTCAGATGGCTCAACCTGTCTGGGAACAATATTAAG GTCATTGAGCAACTCAACAACTGTGTTTCCTTGCAACACTTGGATCTGTCTGACAATAACATATCTGCCATTGGAGATTTGACCAAACTGGTGTCATTAAAG ACTCTATTACTCCACGGAAACAGCATCACAACACTTCGTACGTTGCCTGCTCACCTACCGGCCAATTTATCCATTCTCTCCCTGGCGGAAAATGAGATAAGGGATCTTAATGAA GCGTCATACCTAGCGCCTCTCCATGAACTGGAACAGCTGTCCATTATGAGCAACCCTTGTGTTATGGCCACCACCTCCCTGCCAGGTTTTGATTATCGGCCATATGTCATGAGTTGGTGTCTGAGCCTTAAGGTCCTGGATGGCTATGTAGTGTCACAGAAAGAAGG TCTCAAAGCAGAGTGGCTCTACAGTCAGGGAAAAGGACGTACATATCGACCAGGTCAGCATGTTCAGCTGGTTCAATACCTGGCCACCGTTTGCCCTCTGACATCATCACCGGCTCTGGAGACGGCAGAAGACGCCAAACTCGAGAAGATCCTTAGTAAACAGAG GTTTCATCAAAGGCAGCTGTTAGAAGAGACCCGAGGAGGCTGTCCCATTCCTCCTCGTCCAACTCAGCTAGATGTGGAGAGGCACAGTCCTTCACATTCAGTCCCACAGGGGGGAGCCAGAGAGGTAAAGCAACCAGCTGCTGCTCCATCAGTCCTGGAGGCAG AACCGGTCGTGCAGTTTAACACCTGGGTGAGCGGTGATTCTTCCCACTCATCATTGCCGGTAGTCCGCAGCCCAAGGCTCAGAGAAGAGCACATCTATTTGGAGGACGTGCAAACAGATGAGGAGAAACTCAATGGCAGCATGCTTTCCTCAGAGTCCACCTTCCTCCCCTTTGCGTCTGATCTGGAGCCACAAACAACCCACTCCGACAGCGAGGACGAGACAGAGACATTTGAACCTGATTCCCTAGCTCCAAAGCGGCCAGCACAGCCCAAACATCACAAAACAAGCAAGACACATCATTTAACCGCAGtggaaaaggaagagagagttCTTGAAGAGGAAGTTATTTCTGGTGCAGCCACAACAGCTGGATCACTGGACGTCAGAGTTAGCACACCACAAAATCAACTGGAAACATCCTCTGACTTAGGTGAGGCAGATATTAAAGAAGCCCCCAAGCAGGAAGAAGTTCCTATGTGTGCCAGTAAATCAAGTTTGATGGAAGCAGACAGGGCAGCAGTTAAAATACAATCATGGTGGAGGGGACAGCACACTCGGTGTTGTCACCCTATGGCCAAAGAGGTGCGCAGTGAAATCCGCCTGCGGAGGATGCAAGAACACATTGTCTCCCTGTCTGGAAAGTTGGACAT GGTGCAGCAGCAGTATGAAGAAGAGAGGTTACAAAGGCTGGTTCAGGAAGAAGCTGTAAAGTTTCTGTGGACACAG cTCCAGTCTATACAAATGTGGAAGCAGTCTGTGGAGCAGCATCTGGGCAGCATTAGTAAGGCTGTCACCCCGGCTCAGATCTCAGCTTCTGGCCTATGTGAGGCTGCCCCACCTGTTTCATCCAGCATGACATGCCCACCCTGCACAGACGTCTCGTTCCCAGACTCCGGTTTCCAGTCAACAAGTGATCAGCAGGCAGTGCAAGAGGATAGCTTCCTGAGCAGTGGGACAGCAGACTCTCTGAAGACTGTGCAAACACTGAGTCCTGTTCGTAGTGGCTTTGCTGTTGCTAGCGATGGAGTGGACAGCGCAGACTGCAGCCTGTTGGAGCAGTACCTCACGTCTGTacagcagagggaggaggaggctgaggaggtCATCAGTGATAAAACAGAAATGCCAATGCCCTCCTCACCGGCATCACCCAGCGAAACACCACAGTCCAACTCCCCCCCGCAGAAGGCAGCAGACAACCAATCAGAAGGGCTAAGAACAGAGGAAAGCACTCCTGGCCTGGTCTGA
- the rpl24 gene encoding 60S ribosomal protein L24, giving the protein MKLELCSFSGYKIYPGHGRRYARIDGKVFQFLNGKCESAFLAKRNPRQINWTVLYRRKHKKGQSEEVAKKRTRRAVKFQRAITGASLAEIMAKRNQKPEVRKAQREQAIRAAKEAKKAKQAAKKPAAASAKSSTKAAPRPKIAKTMKVSAPRVGGKR; this is encoded by the exons ATGAA GCTCGAGTTGTGCAGTTTCAGCGGGTACAAAATATACCCCGGCCATGGCCGCCGATACGCCAGGATAGATGGAAAG GTGTTCCAGTTTCTGAATGGCAAGTGTGAGTCTGCTTTCCTGGCCAAGAGGAACCCAAGACAGATCAACTGGACTGTACTGTACAGACGCAAGCACAAGAAGGGCCAGTCT gaAGAGGTGGCAAAGAAGCGTACCCGCCGCGCAGTGAAATTCCAGAGGGCCATCACTGGTGCCTCCCTGGCTGAGATCATGGCCAAGAGGAACCAGAAGCCTGAGGTCCGCAAGGCCCAACGGGAGCAGGCCATCAG agCTGCCAAGGAGGCCAAGAAGGCAAAGCAGGCAGCCAAGAAGCCCGCTGCTGCAAGTGCAAAG TCGTCTACAAAGGCAGCACCGAGACCCAAGATCGCTAAGACCATGAAGGTCAGCGCACCCCGCGTCGGTGGGAAACGTTAA
- the mpc2b gene encoding mitochondrial pyruvate carrier 2b — protein sequence MAALRVSYHRILDKIEHMLPAKLRPIYNHPAGPKTVFFWAPVFKWGLVAAGLADMTRPAEKLSTSQSAVLTATGLIWSRYSLVIIPKNWNLFCVNFFLGCAGGSQLYRIWRHNQDLKVQAKEAAES from the exons ATGGCTGCGCTGAGAGTGTCCTATCACAGGATTTTGGACAAGATTGAGCATATGCTGCCCGCCAAACTGAGACCTATTTACAACCACCCGGCAG gTCCAAAAACCGTTTTCTTCTGGGCCCCGGTGTTTAAATGG GGTCTGGTAGCAGCCGGTTTGGCTGATATGACTCGACCAGCAGAAAAACTCAGTACCTCCCAGTCTGCAGTGCTGACAGCTACAG GTCTGATCTGGTCCAGATACTCATTGGTCATAATCCCGAAGAACTGGAACCTGTTTTGTGTCAACTTCTTTCTTGGCTGCGCGGGAGGCTCCCAGCTCTACAGGATTTGGAG GCACAACCAAGATCTGAAGGTACAGGCTAAAGAGGCTGCGGAGTCCTGA